From Pseudoalteromonas viridis, the proteins below share one genomic window:
- a CDS encoding GatB/YqeY domain-containing protein encodes MSLLATLKDAQKAAMKAKDKPRLTAIRAVLAEVKQREIDNQTTLDDAGITSVLVKLVKQRRDSYTQYKDAGREDLADVEAGEITVLESFLPQPLSEEEIATLIDSAIADTGAAGMQDMGKVMGVIKAKAEGRADMGKVSGLIKQKLSA; translated from the coding sequence ATGAGCCTGTTAGCTACGTTAAAAGACGCGCAAAAAGCAGCAATGAAAGCCAAAGACAAACCTCGTCTTACCGCTATTCGTGCTGTCCTTGCTGAAGTTAAGCAACGAGAAATCGATAACCAAACGACACTGGACGACGCAGGTATTACCTCCGTTTTAGTGAAGCTGGTAAAGCAACGCCGCGATTCTTATACTCAGTATAAAGACGCTGGCCGCGAAGACTTAGCCGACGTAGAAGCTGGTGAGATCACTGTGCTGGAGTCCTTCTTACCTCAACCTTTGAGTGAAGAAGAGATAGCAACATTGATCGATTCTGCAATTGCCGATACCGGCGCCGCTGGCATGCAGGACATGGGCAAAGTAATGGGCGTGATTAAAGCAAAAGCTGAAGGTCGCGCTGATATGGGCAAAGTTTCAGGTTTAATCAAACAGAAACTTAGCGCATAA
- the dnaG gene encoding DNA primase, with protein MAGKIPRQFIDDLLARTDIVELIDNRIGLKKAGKDYQACCPFHNEKSPSFTVSRDKQFYHCFGCGANGNAISFLMEYDKLEFIDAIEELAGQFSLEIPREQGLGGPQRSFEEKKSDYDLMQQTARFYQQQLNQHQKSAEVKAYIAGRGLSQQTIDKFQMGFAPPEWDQLIRTLARNPAQRQQLVELKLATEKSPGRQFDFFRDRLMFPIRDKRGRVIAFGGRVMGQDQGPKYLNSPETRIFHKSFELYGFYEAKQAHRQLAQVLIVEGYMDVVALSEYGIDYAVAALGTATTAEHMQTLFRNTDQVICCYDGDRAGKDAAWRALEHALPNLKDGKSLRFVFLPDGEDPDSLVQKEGKDAFEQRLKDAEDYSKVLFARLSEQCDLTTDAGKAKLLSEALPLIEKIPSEYYQESLLGTLARLIGRTREQLSAKLATPRKQHSIERKFKVTPMRRAIGLLLQHPSLASVVEHLPELAELPLPGMRLFLTLQATCLSRPDYTTAHILEAFRDTPEYSALNKLATWQHNIDEEKLIDEFKNTFQFIEDQCLNLRLETLLIKDKTEGLNSDERLECALLTQALGARRTGQK; from the coding sequence ATGGCAGGAAAAATTCCAAGACAATTTATCGACGACTTGTTGGCCAGAACCGACATCGTTGAATTAATCGATAACCGTATCGGTCTGAAAAAAGCCGGCAAAGATTATCAGGCCTGCTGCCCTTTTCATAACGAGAAATCCCCCTCTTTCACCGTCTCTCGTGACAAGCAGTTTTATCACTGCTTTGGCTGTGGTGCTAACGGCAACGCGATTTCATTTTTAATGGAATACGACAAGCTGGAATTTATCGATGCCATCGAAGAACTGGCCGGTCAATTCAGCCTGGAGATCCCCAGAGAACAAGGCCTGGGCGGGCCACAGCGTAGCTTTGAAGAAAAAAAATCCGACTACGATCTGATGCAGCAAACAGCGCGTTTTTATCAGCAGCAACTTAATCAGCATCAGAAATCCGCAGAGGTTAAAGCCTATATTGCTGGGCGTGGCTTATCCCAGCAAACCATAGATAAGTTTCAAATGGGCTTTGCGCCGCCCGAGTGGGATCAGCTGATCCGCACCCTGGCACGTAATCCGGCACAACGTCAGCAGTTGGTTGAATTGAAACTGGCGACAGAAAAATCACCGGGCCGTCAGTTCGACTTTTTCCGCGACCGACTGATGTTCCCAATTCGCGATAAGCGCGGCCGGGTGATTGCCTTCGGTGGCCGAGTTATGGGGCAAGATCAGGGCCCTAAATATCTCAACTCACCGGAAACTAGAATTTTCCATAAGAGCTTTGAGCTGTACGGCTTCTATGAAGCCAAGCAGGCCCATCGCCAACTGGCGCAAGTGTTGATAGTCGAAGGCTATATGGATGTTGTAGCCCTCAGTGAGTATGGCATCGATTATGCGGTTGCTGCACTGGGCACAGCAACCACGGCAGAACACATGCAGACCTTGTTCCGTAACACCGATCAGGTGATTTGTTGTTACGATGGCGACCGGGCCGGTAAAGATGCCGCCTGGCGGGCGCTGGAGCATGCTCTGCCCAATCTGAAAGACGGCAAGTCACTGCGCTTTGTGTTTCTGCCCGATGGTGAAGACCCGGATTCCTTAGTACAGAAAGAAGGTAAAGATGCCTTTGAGCAACGACTAAAAGACGCCGAAGACTATAGCAAGGTGCTGTTTGCCCGGCTGTCGGAACAGTGCGACTTAACCACGGATGCTGGCAAAGCCAAACTGCTTAGTGAGGCACTACCGCTGATCGAAAAAATACCGAGCGAATATTATCAGGAGTCGTTGCTGGGCACACTGGCACGCCTGATCGGCCGCACCCGTGAGCAACTGAGTGCCAAACTGGCAACGCCGCGAAAGCAGCATAGCATTGAACGTAAGTTTAAAGTCACGCCCATGCGTCGGGCCATTGGGCTGCTGTTGCAGCACCCGAGTCTGGCATCAGTGGTTGAGCATCTGCCGGAGCTGGCAGAGCTGCCCTTACCGGGTATGCGCTTGTTCCTGACATTACAGGCCACCTGTTTATCACGACCCGATTACACCACGGCGCACATCCTTGAAGCATTCAGGGATACGCCTGAATATTCGGCCCTGAACAAGCTGGCAACCTGGCAGCATAATATAGATGAAGAAAAGCTCATTGATGAATTTAAAAATACTTTTCAGTTTATTGAAGATCAGTGTTTAAATTTGCGCCTTGAGACCTTATTAATAAAAGACAAAACCGAAGGCCTAAACAGCGATGAACGGCTTGAATGCGCACTCCTGACCCAAGCGTTAGGTGCGCGAAGAACTGGTCAAAAATAA
- the rsmD gene encoding 16S rRNA (guanine(966)-N(2))-methyltransferase RsmD, producing the protein MRKQQSKKPVSGHIRLISGRFRGRKLPVKDVEGLRPTTDRVKETVFNWLMQDVRDAKVLDCFAGSGSLGFEALSRFAHSGVFFEFDKQVAQQLQDNIATLKLDNAQVEQGDTLAKLAVQAPLQFDLVFVDPPFRRDMVQTCCALLETNQWLSEDALIYVEFERENTPEFPENWTILKEKLAGQVCCRLYHRT; encoded by the coding sequence ATGAGAAAGCAGCAGTCAAAAAAGCCGGTATCCGGGCATATTCGTTTGATCAGTGGTCGATTTCGCGGGCGTAAGTTACCCGTTAAAGATGTTGAAGGGCTCAGGCCAACCACCGACAGAGTCAAGGAAACCGTGTTCAATTGGCTGATGCAGGATGTCAGAGATGCAAAGGTACTCGACTGCTTTGCCGGTTCCGGCAGCCTCGGCTTTGAGGCTTTGTCGCGGTTTGCACACAGTGGTGTATTTTTTGAGTTCGACAAACAGGTAGCGCAGCAGCTGCAAGACAATATCGCAACGCTTAAATTAGACAATGCCCAGGTCGAGCAAGGCGATACCTTAGCTAAACTGGCTGTTCAGGCCCCCCTGCAATTCGACTTAGTGTTTGTTGACCCGCCGTTTAGACGCGATATGGTACAAACCTGTTGTGCGTTACTTGAAACCAATCAATGGCTCAGCGAAGACGCCTTAATTTACGTTGAGTTTGAACGCGAAAATACCCCAGAATTCCCCGAGAATTGGACCATTTTAAAAGAGAAACTCGCCGGGCAAGTGTGCTGCCGACTCTACCACCGCACTTAA
- the rpoD gene encoding RNA polymerase sigma factor RpoD — MDQTPQSQLKLLIQKGKEQGYLTFAEVNDHLPQDIIDSDQVEDIISMINDMGIQVAESAPDADELMMQETTTDEDAAEAAAAALATVEKEIGRTTDPVRMYMREMGTVELLTREGEIQIAKRIEEGINQVQISVAEYPEAITYLLEQWDKYEAEEMRLSDIVSGFFDSLEDDEAPISATHIGSELSEEDLDDEDDDGDEDDDDSEDADTGPDPEIAREHFEELRTLYINARKCFEVKGRAHPDSQAAIAEIGELFRKFKLVPKQFDRMVNNMRDMMDRVRVQERIIMKQAVQIAKLPKKTFIKHFANNETDMAWVDAEIAAGDKHSAKLAEVKPEIERCVNKLSAIEESTGLSIERIKDINRRMSIGEAKARRAKKEMVEANLRLVISIAKKYTNRGLQFLDLIQEGNIGLMKAVDKFEYRRGYKFSTYATWWIRQAITRSIADQARTIRIPVHMIETINKLNRISRQMLQEMGREPSPEELAERMMMPEDKIRKVLKIAKEPISMETPIGDDEDSHLGDFIEDTTIESPVDSATMESLRGATNEVLAGLTAREAKVLRMRFGIDMNTDHTLEEVGKQFDVTRERIRQIEAKALRKLRHPSRSDLLKSFLDVKG; from the coding sequence ATGGATCAAACTCCTCAGTCACAACTCAAACTTCTGATTCAGAAAGGTAAAGAGCAAGGTTACTTAACTTTTGCAGAAGTTAACGATCACCTTCCACAAGACATCATAGATTCGGATCAAGTAGAAGATATCATTAGCATGATCAATGATATGGGTATCCAGGTAGCAGAATCTGCGCCGGATGCCGATGAACTGATGATGCAGGAAACCACGACCGACGAGGATGCAGCCGAAGCCGCGGCTGCCGCATTGGCAACGGTAGAAAAAGAGATCGGCAGAACCACAGACCCAGTGCGTATGTATATGCGCGAAATGGGTACGGTTGAGCTGCTGACGCGCGAAGGTGAAATTCAGATCGCCAAACGCATCGAAGAGGGAATTAATCAGGTACAGATCTCGGTTGCCGAGTACCCTGAAGCCATTACCTACTTGCTTGAACAATGGGACAAATACGAAGCCGAAGAGATGCGCCTGAGCGACATCGTCTCTGGTTTCTTCGACTCGTTAGAAGACGATGAAGCCCCTATTTCAGCGACTCACATTGGTTCTGAGCTCAGCGAAGAAGACCTCGATGATGAAGACGATGATGGCGATGAAGACGACGACGATTCGGAAGACGCAGATACAGGTCCGGATCCTGAAATTGCGCGCGAGCACTTCGAAGAATTAAGAACCCTTTACATCAACGCTCGTAAGTGTTTTGAAGTAAAGGGCCGTGCACACCCGGATTCACAAGCAGCGATTGCCGAAATTGGCGAGCTGTTCCGTAAATTTAAACTTGTGCCAAAACAGTTTGACCGCATGGTTAACAACATGCGTGACATGATGGACCGCGTTCGTGTTCAGGAACGTATCATCATGAAGCAAGCGGTACAGATTGCAAAGCTACCGAAGAAAACCTTCATCAAGCACTTTGCAAACAACGAAACGGATATGGCCTGGGTCGATGCTGAAATTGCAGCAGGTGATAAGCACTCTGCAAAATTAGCTGAAGTAAAACCAGAAATCGAACGCTGTGTGAACAAGCTGAGCGCCATCGAGGAAAGCACTGGCCTGAGCATTGAACGTATTAAAGACATCAACCGTCGTATGAGCATTGGTGAAGCCAAGGCCCGCCGCGCGAAAAAAGAAATGGTTGAAGCCAACTTACGTCTGGTTATTTCAATTGCGAAAAAGTACACCAACCGTGGCCTGCAATTTTTGGATCTGATCCAGGAAGGTAACATTGGTCTGATGAAAGCCGTTGATAAATTCGAATACCGCCGTGGTTATAAGTTCTCGACTTATGCAACCTGGTGGATCCGTCAGGCTATCACCCGCTCTATCGCTGACCAGGCACGCACCATCCGTATTCCGGTGCACATGATTGAAACGATCAATAAGCTGAATCGTATCTCTCGTCAGATGCTACAGGAAATGGGTCGTGAGCCAAGCCCGGAAGAGCTGGCTGAGCGCATGATGATGCCAGAAGATAAGATCCGTAAAGTGCTGAAAATTGCCAAAGAGCCAATCTCCATGGAGACGCCTATCGGTGATGATGAAGATTCGCATCTGGGTGATTTCATCGAAGACACCACGATTGAGTCGCCGGTGGATTCAGCGACAATGGAAAGCCTGCGCGGCGCGACCAACGAAGTACTTGCCGGCCTGACGGCTCGTGAAGCCAAAGTACTGCGCATGCGTTTTGGTATCGACATGAATACTGACCATACGCTGGAAGAAGTGGGTAAACAGTTTGACGTAACCCGTGAGCGTATTCGTCAGATTGAAGCAAAGGCTTTGCGTAAGCTGCGCCATCCATCACGCTCTGACTTACTGAAGAGCTTCCTGGATGTGAAAGGCTAA
- the rpsU gene encoding 30S ribosomal protein S21 yields the protein MPVIKVRENEPFDVALRRFKRSCEKAGILSEVRRREHYEKPTAERKRKKAAAVKRHMKKLSRENARRVKLY from the coding sequence ATGCCAGTAATTAAAGTAAGAGAGAACGAACCGTTTGACGTAGCACTTCGTCGTTTCAAGCGTTCATGTGAAAAAGCAGGTATCCTTTCAGAAGTTCGTCGTCGCGAGCACTATGAAAAGCCAACAGCTGAGCGTAAGCGTAAGAAAGCGGCTGCTGTTAAGCGTCACATGAAAAAGCTTTCTCGCGAAAACGCACGTCGCGTTAAATTATACTAA